In the Quercus lobata isolate SW786 chromosome 5, ValleyOak3.0 Primary Assembly, whole genome shotgun sequence genome, one interval contains:
- the LOC115992142 gene encoding monothiol glutaredoxin-S17 — MGGSVKDVQSKAELDRVVASGAAVSVHFWASWCEASKPMDDVFSHLATDFPQAHFLRVEAEEQPEISEAYAVSAVPYFVFFKDGKSVDTLEGANPSSLANKVAKVSGSVNPGEPAAPASLGMAAGPTVLETVKEFAKDYDSSEVKNQVQSGDTLKKRLQQLIDSHPVILFMKGNPEEPRCGFSQKVVDILKKEKVKFGNFDILADNEVREGLKKFSNWPTYPQLYCKGELLGGSDIVIAMHESGELQQVFKDHGIDTNDSNEAIVSEPGSGKGGISESTGVSSTLTSRIASLINSSPVMLFMKGKPDEPKCGFSRKVVEILQQEKVEFGSFDILSDEEIRQGLKVYSNWSSYPQLYIGTELIGGSDIVLEMQKSGELKKVLAEKGIGQKESFEDRLRKLVSSSPVMLFMKGTPDAPRCGFSSKVVNALQEDGVSFGSFDILNDEEVRQGLKVFSNWPTFPQLYYKGELIGGCDIVMELRNNGELKSTLSE; from the exons ATGGGTGGGTCAGTGAAGGACGTGCAATCAAAGGCGGAGCTTGATAGAGTGGTGGCGAGTGGCGCAGCGGTTAGTGTACACTTCTGGGCGTCATGGTGCGAAGCTTCAAAGCCCATGGACGATGTCTTTTCCCACCTCGCCACTGATTTCCCTCAAGCCCACTTTCTCAGG GTTGAAGCTGAAGAGCAACCTGAGATATCTGAAGCTTATGCAGTTTCTGCTGTGCCTTACTTCGTTTTCTTCAAG GATGGTAAGTCTGTAGATACATTGGAGGGTGCAAATCCATCTAGTTTGGCCAACAAAGTTGCTAAAGTTTCTGGGTCTGTTAACCCTGGAGAACCTGCTGCGCCTGCCAGCCTTGGGATGGCTGCAGGACCTACCGTCCTTGAAACAGTCAAAGAGTTTGCTAAAGATTATGATTCTTCAGAAGTTAAAAATCAAGTGCAATCTGGTGATACATTGAAAAAGCGACTCCAGCAACTAATTGACTCTCACCCAGTCATCCTATTCATGAAAGGAAACCCTGAAGAGCCAAGATGTGGGTTTAGCCAAAAAGTTGTTGATAttttgaagaaggaaaaagttAAATTTGGAAACTTTGATATCCTAGCTGACAATGAGGTTCGTGAAGGGTTGAAAAAATTCTCTAACTGGCCAACGTATCCTCAGCTCTATTGCAAAGGAGAGCTTCTTGGCGGGTCCGATATAGTAATTGCAATGCATGAGAGTGGTGAATTACAACAAGTTTTCAAGGATCATGGGATTGACACTAATGATTCTAATGAGGCAATAGTAAGTGAACCTGGAAGTGGAAAGGGTGGCATCTCTGAATCCACTGGCGTAAGTTCTACCCTAACGTCTCGGATTGCAAGCCTGATCAATTCAAGCCCAGTTATGCTGTTTATGAAGGGAAAACCAGATGAACCCAAGTGTGGTTTCAGTCGCAAGGTAGTTGAAATCCTTCAACAAGAAAAGGTGGAGTTTGGGAGTTTCGATATTCTTTCCGATGAAGAAATCCGTCAAGGGCTGAAAGTTTATTCAAATTGGTCTAGTTACCCTCAACTATATATAGGGACTGAACTCATTGGTGGATCAGATATTGTGTTGGAAATGCAGAAAAGTGGGGAATTGAAGAAGGTGTTAGCTGAGAAAGGTATTGGTCAAAAGGAGTCTTTTGAAGATCGTTTAAGGAAATTAGTCAGTTCTTCACCTGTGATGCTCTTTATGAAGGGTACCCCGGATGCTCCTAGGTGTGGATTCAGTTCCAAAGTTGTAAATGCCCTACAGGAGGATGGTGTAAGTTTTGGGTCCTTTGATATATTAAATGATGAGGAAGTGAGACAGGGGTTAAAGGTATTCTCCAATTGGCCAACTTTTCCTCAGCTTTACTATAAAGGTGAGCTAATAGGTGGATGTGACATTGTAATGGAGCTGCGCAACAATGGAGAGCTAAAATCTACTCTATCTGAGTAG
- the LOC115991751 gene encoding putative nuclear RNA export factor SDE5 isoform X4 produces the protein MEASGSNVPKYDDEEQVLKGLLDAFGPTFSLDDIATAFCKAGRNADLAGEILYDMQGSTSSAATNASNGEAKGEESPKSSCGNLSEKSDKATGRNSRASKPKTRPVCAGMVSSILGKDYIKSTPPVNGSYMVRKPLKLDSKVMPMSELWEVEAKSCSPKYDHLHQEMEDFLFKMLGDGFQLDRDVIRQVLDNCGFDMQQSMEKLLDLAAVTVGKKNNFVGECTEKFRDVSPEVEVLSHQRKLQNGNRVSSTNGIEPRGQLRERTDLQKEVLVALFNAPERSNELVGRTTNAAKRSATSWRLVDGPPMDFLVDHKKTVTCLRRDHEDDVDEEENYQILRKAVKEYRGIMTEYYKAAVDAFAEGDHVRAEKLLEQGHFFHKKVREADEESSKKILESRNVDSQDEILLDLHDHGAKEAIRLLKCHISSFSRIPSIKDLKVIIETNDEDITKGSRRRQVLKLLERESIKWTEEGNAGVILIHLDNINRKQLSFVKK, from the exons ATGGAAGCATCTGGTTCAAATGTACCAAAATACGATGATGAGGAACAAGTGTTGAAGGGTTTGCTTGATGCATTTGGTCCTACATTTTCTCTTGATGATATAGCTACTGCATTTTGCAAGGCAGGCCGGAATGCAGATTTGGCTGGTGAGATTTTGTATGACATGCAGGGAAGCACCTCTAGCGCTGCTACTAACGCATCTAATGGTGAGGCGAAGGGTGAAGAATCTCCAAAATCATCCTGTGGTAACTTATCTGAGAAGTCGGATAAAGCAACTGGAAGAAATTCCAGAGCTTCAAAGCCAAAAACTCGACCAGTTTGTGCAGGCATGGTTTCAAGCATACTTGGTAAAGATTATATCAAGTCCACACCACCAGTAAATGGATCTTATATGGTGAGGAAACCGCTCAAACTGGACTCGAAGGTGATGCCAATGTCTGAACTTTGGGAAGTTGAAGCTAAGTCATGCTCTCCAAAGTATGATCACTTACACCAAGAAATGGaagattttcttttcaaaatgcTTGGCGATGGGTTCCAGCTGGATAGGGATGTGATTCGACAAGTTCTTG ATAATTGTGGATTTGATATGCAGCAG AGCATGGAGAAACTACTTGATCTAGCTGCAGTGACTGTAGGCAAAAAGAACAATTTTGTTGGTGAATGTACTGAAAAG TTTAGAGATGTGAGTCCAGAAGTGGAAGTACTTTCACATCAAAGAAAGCTACA AAATGGAAATAGAGTTTCATCTACAAATGGAATAGAACCTCGTGGACAACTTAGAGAGAGAACTGATCTCCAAAAGGAGGTTTTGGTTGCCTTATTTAATGCTCCAGAGAGATCTAATGAATTAGTTGGAAGAACTACAAATGCAGCAAAGAGATCTGCAACATCATGGCGACTGGTGGATGGACCTCCAATGGACTTTCTTGTAGATCACAAGAAAACTGTGACATGCTTACGGAGAGATCATGAAGATG ATGTGGATGAAGAGGAAAACTACCAGATTCTTCGTAAAGCTGTCAAGGAGTATAGGGGCATCATGACGGAATATTATAAAGCT GCTGTTGATGCATTTGCTGAGGGGGATCACGTTCGAGCAGAAAAACTTTTAGAACAG GGacatttttttcacaaaaaggTTCGTGAAGCAGATGAAGAATCCAGTAAAAAGATTTTAGAATCTAG AAATGTGGATTCACAAGATGAAATTTTGCTTGACTTGCATGACCATGGTGCCAAGGAGGCGATACGTCTTCTGAAGTGtcatatttcttcattttcacGCATCCCAT CTATCAAGGACCTTAAAGTCATCATTGAGACAAATGACGAAGATATCACAAAAGGGTCTCGTAGACGTCAG GTTTTGAAGCTATTGGAGAGGGAATCAATTAAGTGGACTGAAGAAGGAAATGCTGGAGTGATACTAATCCACTTAGATAATATCAACCGAAAACAATTGAGTTTTGTCAAAAAGTAA
- the LOC115991751 gene encoding putative nuclear RNA export factor SDE5 isoform X3, with the protein MEASGSNVPKYDDEEQVLKGLLDAFGPTFSLDDIATAFCKAGRNADLAGEILYDMQGSTSSAATNASNGEAKGEESPKSSCGNLSEKSDKATGRNSRASKPKTRPVCAGMVSSILGKDYIKSTPPVNGSYMVRKPLKLDSKVMPMSELWEVEAKSCSPKYDHLHQEMEDFLFKMLGDGFQLDRDVIRQVLDNCGFDMQQSMEKLLDLAAVTVGKKNNFVGECTEKFRDVSPEVEVLSHQRKLQNGNRVSSTNGIEPRGQLRERTDLQKEVLVALFNAPERSNELVGRTTNAAKRSATSWRLVDGPPMDFLVDHKKTVTCLRRDHEDDVDEEENYQILRKAVKEYRGIMTEYYKAAVDAFAEGDHVRAEKLLEQGHFFHKKVREADEESSKKILESSRNVDSQDEILLDLHDHGAKEAIRLLKCHISSFSRIPSIKDLKVIIETNDEDITKGSRRRQVLKLLERESIKWTEEGNAGVILIHLDNINRKQLSFVKK; encoded by the exons ATGGAAGCATCTGGTTCAAATGTACCAAAATACGATGATGAGGAACAAGTGTTGAAGGGTTTGCTTGATGCATTTGGTCCTACATTTTCTCTTGATGATATAGCTACTGCATTTTGCAAGGCAGGCCGGAATGCAGATTTGGCTGGTGAGATTTTGTATGACATGCAGGGAAGCACCTCTAGCGCTGCTACTAACGCATCTAATGGTGAGGCGAAGGGTGAAGAATCTCCAAAATCATCCTGTGGTAACTTATCTGAGAAGTCGGATAAAGCAACTGGAAGAAATTCCAGAGCTTCAAAGCCAAAAACTCGACCAGTTTGTGCAGGCATGGTTTCAAGCATACTTGGTAAAGATTATATCAAGTCCACACCACCAGTAAATGGATCTTATATGGTGAGGAAACCGCTCAAACTGGACTCGAAGGTGATGCCAATGTCTGAACTTTGGGAAGTTGAAGCTAAGTCATGCTCTCCAAAGTATGATCACTTACACCAAGAAATGGaagattttcttttcaaaatgcTTGGCGATGGGTTCCAGCTGGATAGGGATGTGATTCGACAAGTTCTTG ATAATTGTGGATTTGATATGCAGCAG AGCATGGAGAAACTACTTGATCTAGCTGCAGTGACTGTAGGCAAAAAGAACAATTTTGTTGGTGAATGTACTGAAAAG TTTAGAGATGTGAGTCCAGAAGTGGAAGTACTTTCACATCAAAGAAAGCTACA AAATGGAAATAGAGTTTCATCTACAAATGGAATAGAACCTCGTGGACAACTTAGAGAGAGAACTGATCTCCAAAAGGAGGTTTTGGTTGCCTTATTTAATGCTCCAGAGAGATCTAATGAATTAGTTGGAAGAACTACAAATGCAGCAAAGAGATCTGCAACATCATGGCGACTGGTGGATGGACCTCCAATGGACTTTCTTGTAGATCACAAGAAAACTGTGACATGCTTACGGAGAGATCATGAAGATG ATGTGGATGAAGAGGAAAACTACCAGATTCTTCGTAAAGCTGTCAAGGAGTATAGGGGCATCATGACGGAATATTATAAAGCT GCTGTTGATGCATTTGCTGAGGGGGATCACGTTCGAGCAGAAAAACTTTTAGAACAG GGacatttttttcacaaaaaggTTCGTGAAGCAGATGAAGAATCCAGTAAAAAGATTTTAGAATCTAG CAGAAATGTGGATTCACAAGATGAAATTTTGCTTGACTTGCATGACCATGGTGCCAAGGAGGCGATACGTCTTCTGAAGTGtcatatttcttcattttcacGCATCCCAT CTATCAAGGACCTTAAAGTCATCATTGAGACAAATGACGAAGATATCACAAAAGGGTCTCGTAGACGTCAG GTTTTGAAGCTATTGGAGAGGGAATCAATTAAGTGGACTGAAGAAGGAAATGCTGGAGTGATACTAATCCACTTAGATAATATCAACCGAAAACAATTGAGTTTTGTCAAAAAGTAA
- the LOC115988353 gene encoding pentatricopeptide repeat-containing protein At4g21705, mitochondrial-like, protein MDPKLFTKTLIQIAIARRSYYTSRTRTHKPSLYSKISPLGNPKTSVVPELDDWVHNGNKLRVAELQRIVHDLRKRKRFTQALQVSEWMNKKGICIFSPSEHAVQLDLVGKVHGFHSAESYFDKLKDQDKTDKTYGALLNCYVRQRQIEKSLSHLQKMKEMGFVSSPLTYNDIMCLYTNVGQHEKVPDVLMEMKENNVSPDNFSYRICINSYGVRSDLEGMEKILKEMECQPHIVMDWNTYTVAANFYIKAGLTNKAIDALENAEKKLDKKDGLGYNHLISLYSSIGKKDEVLRLWGLEKSDCKRCINRDFINMLESLVRLGELEDAENVLKEWESSSNCYDFRVPNTVIIGYSEKGLCEKAEAILKDLMEKGKATTPNSWSIVAAKYLDKGEMERALECLKAALSLHVEKKGWKPNLKVITGILSWLGDEGTIGDVEAFVSSLRTVIPVNRQMYHALIKANIRGGKEVDELLHRMKTDKIGKDEVTQKMLDMRQT, encoded by the exons ATGGATCCGAAGCTCTTCACCAAAACCCTAATCCAAATTGCGATTGCAAGAAGATCGTACTACACTAGTAGAACTCGAACCCACAAGCCTAGCCTGTACTCCAAAATCAGTCCCCTTGGAAATCCTAAGACAAGCGTGGTACCAGAGCTCGATGATTGGGTCCACAATGGGAACAAGCTCCGAGTCGCCGAGCTTCAGCGAATCGTTCACGATCTTCGCAAGCGAAAGAGGTTCACTCAGGCCCTCCAG GTATCTGAGTGGATGAATAAAAAGGGTATATGTATTTTTTCGCCGAGTGAACATGCGGTGCAGTTGGATCTCGTCGGTAAGGTTCATGGATTTCATTCTGCAGaaagttattttgataagttGAAGGATCAAGACAAGACTGATAAGACGTATGGTGCTCTATTGAATTGCTATGTCCGCCAGCGCCAAATTGAGAAGTCCCTTTCCCATTTGCAAAAAATGAAGGAGATGGGTTTTGTTTCATCGCCTCTCACTTACAATGACATTATGTGTCTATACACAAATGTTGGCCAGCACGAGAAAGTTCCAGATGTGCTAATGGAGATGAAGGAGAACAATGTTTCCCCTGACAATTTCAGCTACAGAATCTGCATCAATTCTTATGGTGTAAGATCTGATCTTGAGGGAATGGAGAAGATTTTAAAAGAGATGGAGTGCCAACCTCATATTGTCATGGATTGGAACACTTACACTGTAGCTGCTAATTTCTACATAAAAGCTGGCCTAACCAATAAGGCGATTGATGCCTTGGAGAATGCAGAAAAGAAGCTAGATAAGAAAGATGGGCTTGGCTACAACCATCTAATCTCACTTTATTCTAGTATAGGGAAGAAGGACGAGGTCTTGAGATTATGGGGCCTGGAGAAAAGTGATTGTAAGAGATGCATAAACAGGGATTTTATCAACATGCTAGAGTCTCTTGTGAGGCTTGGTGAGCTTGAAGACGCTGAGAATGTACTAAAGGAGTGGGAATCATCCAGTAACTGTTACGATTTTCGAGTACCCAATACTGTCATTATTGGGTATTCTGAAAAGGGTTTATGTGAGAAAGCAGAAGCAATTCTTAAAGACTTGATGGAGAAAGGAAAGGCCACCACTCCTAACAGTTGGAGCATAGTGGCAGCTAAATACCTGGATAAGGGTGAGATGGAGAGAGCTCTGGAATGCTTGAAAGCAGCCTTGTCTCTACACGTGGAGAAGAAAGGATGGAAACCCAACCTGAAGGTGATCACAGGGATACTGTCTTGGCTTGGTGATGAAGGCACTATTGGAGATGTGGAAGCTTTTGTGAGCTCACTGAGGACTGTCATCCCAGTGAACAGGCAGATGTACCATGCTTTAATCAAAGCCAATATAAGAGGTGGTAAAGAAGTGGATGAACTTTTGCACCGCATGAAAACCGATAAGATAGGCAAAGATGAGGTGACACAAAAAATGCTTGACATGAGGCAgacctaa
- the LOC115991751 gene encoding putative nuclear RNA export factor SDE5 isoform X1 produces the protein MEASGSNVPKYDDEEQVLKGLLDAFGPTFSLDDIATAFCKAGRNADLAGEILYDMQGSTSSAATNASNGEAKGEESPKSSCGNLSEKSDKATGRNSRASKPKTRPVCAGMVSSILGKDYIKSTPPVNGSYMVRKPLKLDSKVMPMSELWEVEAKSCSPKYDHLHQEMEDFLFKMLGDGFQLDRDVIRQVLDNCGFDMQQSMEKLLDLAAVTVGKKNNFVGECTEKFIFQFRDVSPEVEVLSHQRKLQNGNRVSSTNGIEPRGQLRERTDLQKEVLVALFNAPERSNELVGRTTNAAKRSATSWRLVDGPPMDFLVDHKKTVTCLRRDHEDDVDEEENYQILRKAVKEYRGIMTEYYKAAVDAFAEGDHVRAEKLLEQGHFFHKKVREADEESSKKILESSRNVDSQDEILLDLHDHGAKEAIRLLKCHISSFSRIPSIKDLKVIIETNDEDITKGSRRRQVLKLLERESIKWTEEGNAGVILIHLDNINRKQLSFVKK, from the exons ATGGAAGCATCTGGTTCAAATGTACCAAAATACGATGATGAGGAACAAGTGTTGAAGGGTTTGCTTGATGCATTTGGTCCTACATTTTCTCTTGATGATATAGCTACTGCATTTTGCAAGGCAGGCCGGAATGCAGATTTGGCTGGTGAGATTTTGTATGACATGCAGGGAAGCACCTCTAGCGCTGCTACTAACGCATCTAATGGTGAGGCGAAGGGTGAAGAATCTCCAAAATCATCCTGTGGTAACTTATCTGAGAAGTCGGATAAAGCAACTGGAAGAAATTCCAGAGCTTCAAAGCCAAAAACTCGACCAGTTTGTGCAGGCATGGTTTCAAGCATACTTGGTAAAGATTATATCAAGTCCACACCACCAGTAAATGGATCTTATATGGTGAGGAAACCGCTCAAACTGGACTCGAAGGTGATGCCAATGTCTGAACTTTGGGAAGTTGAAGCTAAGTCATGCTCTCCAAAGTATGATCACTTACACCAAGAAATGGaagattttcttttcaaaatgcTTGGCGATGGGTTCCAGCTGGATAGGGATGTGATTCGACAAGTTCTTG ATAATTGTGGATTTGATATGCAGCAG AGCATGGAGAAACTACTTGATCTAGCTGCAGTGACTGTAGGCAAAAAGAACAATTTTGTTGGTGAATGTACTGAAAAG TTCATCTTTCAGTTTAGAGATGTGAGTCCAGAAGTGGAAGTACTTTCACATCAAAGAAAGCTACA AAATGGAAATAGAGTTTCATCTACAAATGGAATAGAACCTCGTGGACAACTTAGAGAGAGAACTGATCTCCAAAAGGAGGTTTTGGTTGCCTTATTTAATGCTCCAGAGAGATCTAATGAATTAGTTGGAAGAACTACAAATGCAGCAAAGAGATCTGCAACATCATGGCGACTGGTGGATGGACCTCCAATGGACTTTCTTGTAGATCACAAGAAAACTGTGACATGCTTACGGAGAGATCATGAAGATG ATGTGGATGAAGAGGAAAACTACCAGATTCTTCGTAAAGCTGTCAAGGAGTATAGGGGCATCATGACGGAATATTATAAAGCT GCTGTTGATGCATTTGCTGAGGGGGATCACGTTCGAGCAGAAAAACTTTTAGAACAG GGacatttttttcacaaaaaggTTCGTGAAGCAGATGAAGAATCCAGTAAAAAGATTTTAGAATCTAG CAGAAATGTGGATTCACAAGATGAAATTTTGCTTGACTTGCATGACCATGGTGCCAAGGAGGCGATACGTCTTCTGAAGTGtcatatttcttcattttcacGCATCCCAT CTATCAAGGACCTTAAAGTCATCATTGAGACAAATGACGAAGATATCACAAAAGGGTCTCGTAGACGTCAG GTTTTGAAGCTATTGGAGAGGGAATCAATTAAGTGGACTGAAGAAGGAAATGCTGGAGTGATACTAATCCACTTAGATAATATCAACCGAAAACAATTGAGTTTTGTCAAAAAGTAA
- the LOC115991751 gene encoding putative nuclear RNA export factor SDE5 isoform X2, with the protein MEASGSNVPKYDDEEQVLKGLLDAFGPTFSLDDIATAFCKAGRNADLAGEILYDMQGSTSSAATNASNGEAKGEESPKSSCGNLSEKSDKATGRNSRASKPKTRPVCAGMVSSILGKDYIKSTPPVNGSYMVRKPLKLDSKVMPMSELWEVEAKSCSPKYDHLHQEMEDFLFKMLGDGFQLDRDVIRQVLDNCGFDMQQSMEKLLDLAAVTVGKKNNFVGECTEKFIFQFRDVSPEVEVLSHQRKLQNGNRVSSTNGIEPRGQLRERTDLQKEVLVALFNAPERSNELVGRTTNAAKRSATSWRLVDGPPMDFLVDHKKTVTCLRRDHEDDVDEEENYQILRKAVKEYRGIMTEYYKAAVDAFAEGDHVRAEKLLEQGHFFHKKVREADEESSKKILESRNVDSQDEILLDLHDHGAKEAIRLLKCHISSFSRIPSIKDLKVIIETNDEDITKGSRRRQVLKLLERESIKWTEEGNAGVILIHLDNINRKQLSFVKK; encoded by the exons ATGGAAGCATCTGGTTCAAATGTACCAAAATACGATGATGAGGAACAAGTGTTGAAGGGTTTGCTTGATGCATTTGGTCCTACATTTTCTCTTGATGATATAGCTACTGCATTTTGCAAGGCAGGCCGGAATGCAGATTTGGCTGGTGAGATTTTGTATGACATGCAGGGAAGCACCTCTAGCGCTGCTACTAACGCATCTAATGGTGAGGCGAAGGGTGAAGAATCTCCAAAATCATCCTGTGGTAACTTATCTGAGAAGTCGGATAAAGCAACTGGAAGAAATTCCAGAGCTTCAAAGCCAAAAACTCGACCAGTTTGTGCAGGCATGGTTTCAAGCATACTTGGTAAAGATTATATCAAGTCCACACCACCAGTAAATGGATCTTATATGGTGAGGAAACCGCTCAAACTGGACTCGAAGGTGATGCCAATGTCTGAACTTTGGGAAGTTGAAGCTAAGTCATGCTCTCCAAAGTATGATCACTTACACCAAGAAATGGaagattttcttttcaaaatgcTTGGCGATGGGTTCCAGCTGGATAGGGATGTGATTCGACAAGTTCTTG ATAATTGTGGATTTGATATGCAGCAG AGCATGGAGAAACTACTTGATCTAGCTGCAGTGACTGTAGGCAAAAAGAACAATTTTGTTGGTGAATGTACTGAAAAG TTCATCTTTCAGTTTAGAGATGTGAGTCCAGAAGTGGAAGTACTTTCACATCAAAGAAAGCTACA AAATGGAAATAGAGTTTCATCTACAAATGGAATAGAACCTCGTGGACAACTTAGAGAGAGAACTGATCTCCAAAAGGAGGTTTTGGTTGCCTTATTTAATGCTCCAGAGAGATCTAATGAATTAGTTGGAAGAACTACAAATGCAGCAAAGAGATCTGCAACATCATGGCGACTGGTGGATGGACCTCCAATGGACTTTCTTGTAGATCACAAGAAAACTGTGACATGCTTACGGAGAGATCATGAAGATG ATGTGGATGAAGAGGAAAACTACCAGATTCTTCGTAAAGCTGTCAAGGAGTATAGGGGCATCATGACGGAATATTATAAAGCT GCTGTTGATGCATTTGCTGAGGGGGATCACGTTCGAGCAGAAAAACTTTTAGAACAG GGacatttttttcacaaaaaggTTCGTGAAGCAGATGAAGAATCCAGTAAAAAGATTTTAGAATCTAG AAATGTGGATTCACAAGATGAAATTTTGCTTGACTTGCATGACCATGGTGCCAAGGAGGCGATACGTCTTCTGAAGTGtcatatttcttcattttcacGCATCCCAT CTATCAAGGACCTTAAAGTCATCATTGAGACAAATGACGAAGATATCACAAAAGGGTCTCGTAGACGTCAG GTTTTGAAGCTATTGGAGAGGGAATCAATTAAGTGGACTGAAGAAGGAAATGCTGGAGTGATACTAATCCACTTAGATAATATCAACCGAAAACAATTGAGTTTTGTCAAAAAGTAA